The DNA segment ACAATTTGCAAGAGAGAAGGACATAACAGACGCACTTGTTCACAACGTACACTGGATGCTTCGTCTTCGGACCAttaggtgtattttttttttatttgtatatcttatgtacttgtattttttatgtacttatatttttcatgtaattgtatattttatatatttgtattctttatgtacgtataatgaatttatgtaatgaatttattttatgtaattgtatctttttatgtatcttttatgtcatggattttattatgtaatgtaatttgaacttcttaggtAATGGAGTCTGGTTCTTCTAATCCTGTACCAAAAAAATACGCATCGTTCACAAACAGTATGGGATAGTTCTTCCACTGTAGTGTTGAGTTGTCAAAGAAGAGAGGCGACTACATAGtatactatcccatttgatcaccaCATTATTCCGAACAGGCAagttttcttggggttgcacaaATTGGTTTTATCCAGCTTGATTGGCCCTTATTACTACTCTAGTTAAGCATTGGAGACCAGAAACTcacacatttcacctgcctTGTGAGGAATGTACGATTACGATGCAGGATATTCATACAATTTGGGTTACGAGTGGACGGACAACCATTGACAGGTTCACTACAGTGTGATTGGAAGAACGTTTGTGAAGAGCTCTTAGGCGTTCCACTAGAGGATTTGAAaggatcaagattgagtatccctgGTTGGCGTCCCAGTTTCCAGAATTTCCTCCCGATGCCGATGACATAAGCGTACGTAGTTATGCACAAACATACATCCtgcagcttattggaggatttttgtttgctgacaagtcaaatactctagtgcatctcatgttcctcccaCTATTGTCTAATTTCGAGCACGCTGGtacgtactcgtggggtggtgcatgtcttgcatggttgtataaAGGACTTTGTCGGGCTTCCAATGCACAAGCGTTGGAAATAGCGGGGCCACTGATACTACTACAAATATGGGCTTATGATCAATttccaattatagcaccacaaaTCCAGCTACAGGCCCCAAATCATCGTCCACTTAGTGCtaggtattatttcatttatatatttatttcattgccattttatgtaagaatataaattaattgtattttttataattttagatggagtagTGTATTAGCTACCTCTgaacagtcagcaaatatgttctcatgtacaaaaaaaaaaatatttgaaatgctgatgcacaatcaggtagcaaatgtatatataaatgaatatttaaaatattttagatgtatacttattatttttcttttttcttttttttttttgtcaaattatTTGGACGCCATACACACAACAGATTTGGTCATCCTTATCTGATTATTGTCGTGATGATCTGATTATTGTCGTGATGGTGAAGGTGGTCATCCTTATCTGATTATTGTCGTGATGGTGAAGGTTGACCGTATCATCCAGATCGTGTGTTGAGATAGTTCGGTCTACGACAAACGATACCTTCGTTCTCCCAGCACTACACCAAATCGATTTGAGAGGTCAGCACGACCAAGACTGGCGTCAAATCCATGCGGAATAtttatcctactggcatggatgacatgatcgttgtgcacaCATTGGTCAAAGTAGAAGGTATTATTCGATAAACAAGAcgacgactcaatgttgctgacactgACATCGTAGACAACAGCGACAACaaggtgaacctaatttagagggacacgaagacaaccccATGAAGGGTAAGGGCCAGAGTggtcgtttttaaattttatgtaaactttcattttcaaattataaattaaagaactaattataaatattctttaatatcatgactttttttcaatatgagtacaagatgttttcattgtatattaaatatataattaagtttaataataaaGGAATTTGTGGATCGCttcctaaaattttaatattgttgtacatctacaatttaaaaaaaaaatagtcaacacACTTAATAGTCAACACacttaaaaaaggaaaaagataaGCAAATAGTAGACCAAGTCCACGAGTTTACGTCTAACCGATCAACGAGTTTGCTGGATTAAACGATACTTGTACCCGATACACAATTTCACTACCCcaattttgtcaatagtttccCCAAACACCTATTCTTATAAAAAGTTCCCTCAAACcctatttttgtaattatatattaaaaaacattatttaaaaaatcgtaaaaaaaaaaaaaaatagtaatggGCTTGCTTTTTGGGCTTTTAAATAACAGCCCAGCCCATGCTTTCCAAATCAATAGCAATAGTTAAGCTCCCTTTTGCCTCCTCCGTTACAGTTGGGCTCTGAACCAAATCCtgaaaaaaggaggaaaaaatgGCGATGGCGCAGTTATGCGGCGCATTAGCTAGGGGAGTGATGGCGGCGGAGCGACGGTCTCCTTCTCTAACGTCGTCCATGGCGGCCGAAGGACTGGTGCCCATCCTTTGTGGACGAGGTGACAAGAAGACGAAGAAAGGGAAAAGATTCAAAGGATCATACGGAAACGCCAGgccgaagaaggagaagaagatacAGCGAATCAAGGATAAAATCGAGGTTCCTAGTTCCACTCCTTGGCCTCTTCCTTTCAAGCTCATCTGATTTGAACCGCTTTTGTTTCCTTCTGATCGTATAAAACTTTCATGATTTGTGTAATTCTGAAAAAGAATCAAGGTTTTCTCGAAGTTTAGGGTTTATGTCAAGTCAAGATGGATTTAAGCGAAATTGAAATTGATCTATACTGATTAATCGTCTTGCTGGTATGcttgatttcattttttttccggTCTGGAATTGGAATATGGAGCTTTGTAGCCGAATTTTCCTTCGAATGATATCTGGAAAATTTTCTAGAAAGGATGCATTATTTGGAGAAAATAGTAGATTCTGTAAAATGGATCCGATTTTATCATACTGAATCTGCAATTTAGGGTTCATCAGCCTGCAACTTGGTGATTTATTTGAGAAgcttgaaatttcaaatgtcGTTTGAATTTTGTTTAGATAGATTGTTAAAATCTTCTAAATTCTaactataaataaaaataaagatgaCAAATACTAATATTATTCCTTAATTGAcattccaaaataaaataacgataataaaaataaaaataaaacaaataccTAATCATCAAACTAAACATGAGATTGGCtcaatttcgttttttttttacatacaGCTACACTCTGAATATTCATGGAAATAGGAGGTGGGAACGGAAATGATTCTATCACGGAATGAGAATATTTTATTCTAAGTCatttcatatttcttataaCTAATCAAATAGATAagttttctcaatttttaatGGTTTTTTTCTCTCATACTTTTTAtcgttttattttattgattttttttctggttgatattggttaatttatttatttttataaatatatttaaattaaatttataattgacatatatatttaattttattaataataatattaatataataatttatactattaatataaaaaaccataatctttttaaaaaatatgaataaccaTAATTGTTGCTTAAATCCTTTTTTATTggtatatattatttattaaaattattagttcatctttaaaaaatattaattaattaattaataataaaataagttaactTTTTTCAATTGAACAATCTTGTATATTTGTACTTCTAGTATTAATCTATAATCAtagttattttctttaaattatacaaaaaaaaaaaaaaaaaaaaaaaacattgcttgatgatttaaaatcaattatttaatatcaacttcttttgtatatatataagatttataattgataattaactcttcaattaacaaaactataggaaaaagaagatatttatattaattactaatatatttttttaataaaattgataatataaatgtacaatataaaaaatttaattgataataaatatattaaactagAGGGTGAGTGagtaaatttagttaaattttaatgacttaaaattgatttaaaaacataatgtaataaaaataaattaaataaaaaataattattgaaattaattttaatgaattttatgcTTTATAACAACATAAAAGCATAAAAAGTATAACACATTCTTAGACTTTCCATTCCCATACATAATAGAAAACATttctagaagaagaagagaaaaaaaaaaaaaaaaaaaaaaaaaaaaaaggctcgTTGCCAAAATCATAGAATAAAAAATTGTACAATAGACCAAAGTTAGAAGTTTGTGAGATTTATGAGGTGGATAATAAAATTGACTAGAGTAGATGTAGACCAATTTTGGTCGAATTGGTGTTCTTATATCTTTTCTTTATTTGCTGCATTTGTTTTTGCTCTATTTTCTTCAACTTTATGGACTTGCAAGGGCATTGTTTATTTCTATATCTTTGCgttaaaatggatttttttttttttttttttttttttttgttgaaattggACTTCCAATCAATCCACGATGGGAAGATGGAGGAAGATGAGAAAATAATtctaaatgatttttttctttttataaaaaatttacttTTTAATCTATTTGTTGGGTAATCAAATATAAACAATATGTCAGAACATCAACCAGAGTGtattttgccaaaaaaaaaattataattgagctttttattaatttttaatacatatACAATAATTTATTATCACTAATATAATTTTCTACCGGACTTATAAGGTAAAATAGTAGAATTTTGGTGCACTCAACTTCTCAAAGAAAatcttcaattttattaatgaatTCAAATTATTAAGGAAGCCTTGTTTATAGGCTATTACAGAGGGGTTAGAGAAGGGTTTAGGGTAACTAACTATGGTTACAACATAATTTTACAAGTTAACAGAAACAGTGACTATCTttagtttaaaagaaaagaggTTAACTTAAAGAACCGGCCAAGATTCTAACCAGAATACTTCAACTAAGACAAGACTCTTCAAGGATTGATCAAGATCCTTAAAAGACATTACATCAACGTTatactttcttttcatttccagTGAATATCCATAGGAGAAATTTTAGTTTCTatgatttcaaattaatttgtacAAGTAACTAGTACAACTAACTCTCTATTTACAACAACACCAACCAAAGGGCGGAAATCAGAGTCCCAAAAGATCCTATCATTCTTCTGAAATACAAAAGAATTAAACTCAACTACAACACGACTAATGTAGTGAGCGTTGCAATTCCCATCCTCATGACAGAAGTAGAATGACAGGAAGATCAATAACAACACCAGCTCGCTGATTTCATCGATGGAGTTTCTCGCTTCTATGAGGTCTATTGCCcaatgattaatcaaatttgtaCTTTTGGCTAGTTCAAGTAGTGAATTACATGAATATGGAACAAAGTTTGTGTAAGCATGctaaaaatctcaaatttcaaCAGTTTTGGAAAGATGCTATAAAAAGGGCATGAAGCACAAGGATTAAAGAACGATACGTTCAAGGGACCTCTTATGACTTTTCTTCTCCATTCACGCCTCAGTTTTTCCTTGCCTTGTTTTTCTGTATGTTTTTCCAAGAGTTGGTGCTGCCATCTTAACCGATCCCCACCTAAGACAGATTTATGGTGTTAAGACCCAACTCTTCTTGATAAAGATCGAGTTGGATTGATGTTGTAGGTAAGTTTCAACTAGATTTCAATTCAAGTTATAATTTTCAGTTTTTATGCACTTTAGTTTAAAATTCCAACACTATTTTAGTTCATTATTACAAAGAAAAGAATGGCTGAAATGATAGGTTTTTATCTGCTATGGGAGGGTTTGAACAAAGGATTAATCATGGCTACAAATATTTTGGACAatatagtctatcattgatagattccAAGAGTTGAAGCTAAGTTTTGTTCCATCTGCACATTCTTTTATATTGTGTCATACCTACTAATATTCTGGATCTGATTGTTGCAACTGTTCTAAAAACGTCATTTAGTGATTAGTTTTCAATGGTAGATCCAATTTTGAAGggcaaaagaaatgaaaaacttGACAACAATGGTCATCTTGAAAGATAATGTATCTGGGAATTAATAAGTTTCACAAAATACACACAAAAAATGGTCATCTTGAAAGACAATGTATCTGGGAATTAATAAGTTTCACAAAATACACACAAAAAATGGTCATCTTGAAAGACAATGTATCTGGGAATTAATAAGTTTCACAAAATACACACAAAAAATGGTCATCTTGAAAGACAATGTATCTGGGAATTAATAAGTTTCACAAAATACacacaaaaaaataacaaaaaaaaaaaaagaaaaaaccaaatcaatcaTCAGCCTAATCGAACTTAACTTCCTAGATCAAGCAAGTTTACAAGACATTTATACAGCCCTATAATTAATGATGCTTTAGTTTCataactaaatattaattactggtaacaagaaaaaaaaaaaaaaggaacaaatGGTGTGGTAATCTCGGTACTGGAAAATGTCACCTGTAAGTGTAGTTTAGTCATTTTATGTGCAGCTCAAGTCACAGAAGAGAAGTCCTATTGTTTCTCCAACTAAATGATCTACTTTTTTGTGGAGGTGTAATGTAGCTGAGACCAAAGTTTCCCTTGAGGGCCTGTCCTTGCTCAGCAAACTTCACAAGCTTGGCAACAATGGCTGCACTCTCTGTTACATGGTTCATGTTCTTCGGATTGCTCCACAACTGGCTGATCAGCTGCAGCCTTCGTCGTTTCGAATTCAATGCAATTCCCCATTTCTGAAACAATCTCTTTCTTTCATCTCCTGAGAATCGCTTCTGCATTAGCTTACACAATGTTTCTCTCTCGCGACGAAGATCTCTCATACTGTAGGAAGAAGATGAGCAAGCATTAGGCATGGGTTAATATACTAGGACTTTCTTTTTGAACAAGTTACAAACTCCAGCGTCGATCAAATGAAAAGAAATGAGAAACATTCAAATgaaacaaaagtttgaaaaggttTGCAAATCTTTCAACCTTGAAGAAACATTTATACTTGTTAGAGTGGACCTAATATTAAATTCACCTTCACTTATTAGCTTAATCTTTTGGGTAGCTAATAATCTTTTGGGTTGATCAATGATTTAACAATAGTTCTACTCATTCAAATAATTGATGGAATTAATGATATTCTAAAATGTCACTCCAACCTGTTTTATGCATCTTGTAAACCTAGACTCTTGAACCCTTCATTCATTATGATGAGAGGATATACAAGGacatcaaagaaaaaaaaaaaaaaaaggcccaAACACACCCAAATACAAAAAGGAGTTCCAATCCGAAAGAAGCTAAGCTGATAATTACCAACAAACTGAATCAATAGATGTTAACAAAGAGAGATTATTACTAATCATATTTCAAAGGTCCTCCCCAGAGAAAGAATACTCGTTTATGTGGCCGATGGTTCTCTACGTGGCATTctatcctttttctttttcccaatCCATTTTCTAAATACTTCTCTACGATTTTCAAAGATGGTGAGACCTCTTTTGAAAGCTTTTGGGATAGTTTCCCGTAGCTCTCACTGGCGTAAATTATGTGTCCTGTTGTGTAATTGTGCAATATTTGTACTAGTTGAAAAAGCATTTTTAAACTAGGTTGTCAGTTGCCGTCTGCCTAAAATTACTTTTTGTatgaaactaaaaatcaaagatAAAACATGCTAGAACGACGACTAACCTtgaagaaaaagagattttgcGGCCATCATCCATTGCTGCATTACCgtaataaaatgtttgttttagaaAAGTCAGTCTCCTAAGCTCTACTTCCATGTAAATGGAATCGGCAGGATCGCCTTGGAAGAGCAAGAAAAAGTAAGTTCTATGGACAATCGAGACGTTGCAAGTTTGCCAAAGCTCAATTATCATCCTCTGCTGCCTCTGAAATTCTTCCTTCCAATCCGATATGACTAATCCATCCTGCAATGTCTCACCACCAACATAATTTGTGTTCTTTAAGAAATCTATTTCTTGCCCATCCTCCAGAACCTAGTAAGAACATACTTCTAATTATTAGgagaaatgaaaatatttagaCCTGAACACTAAATTGTAAGTCATTTGCAATCGATGTCATCAAGCAAATGGTGGGAGGACAAGTTGGAATAGACAAAAATGCATTGATCTAAAAAGTAAAAAGTGGCAGGagtatgatatttgatttagtTGCAAAGTGGCAGTGGCATAAATTAATGATGCTGCACAAACCAACGAAGTGCTCATACTGTACCTTGATAACAATGATAGACTTCATGGGACGCCCAGTATTCAAGCTAGGAAAAAGAGAGATCAAGCTGTTTTTCATGTCAGAGACTCACAAagcaatcttttttttttcttttatatctaTAAGTGTCTGAAAGCCAGCTTATACGCATCTCAACTAATTTCACGGGACAACCCGCCTGATCCTACAACATTTGGGTGTTAAGAAAATTCATAGGATATAATATTCACCCAAGTTCTAAAGCACACACCATATGATTGCCCATCCGCAAGAAATTATAGGAACTTAGATTATTTAGGAATCTGTGCAATGTAATTTGAGAAAGTAAAAAAAGAGCATCCTCACCTGTCCCTCTGCAAGTTCTTTCCCATACTCAGAgtttctcattttcttcaatCCAGCAACAAAGGCGTCTAAGCGAGTAACGTCTTCATCTGCAGAAGTTTTGATGCTCCGAGCACTTCCTATAGAAGACTGAGAATCAAGTCTCAGGAGGCCGCCATCAAAGTCTAATTGTGGGAGTTTCCGTTCAAAACCTTCAGGTCTTCCAGGAAagcttttctcaaatccatgAGGAGGAGTGCTCTCTCTTCTATCAGGTGATAACTCAGTCTTGAAATTGGCTCTACAACTCCAGCTTCTGGTTAGCTTCAAGCTTCTGGAGCTTGACATGTCGGCAGCAACCGTTGAACATGCATCGTCGTGGTAAGGACTGCTCAAAGAATGCATGTCCATCCTTCTTACATCATGGAGTCTTTGCTCTGGTTGACCATTCGTTGAATTATTTTGAATCGGATGTGCTTCTCTGTTCCCATTCACAGGGGTTGATATCAATTCATGGTCTACTATATTTCCATCGTTTAACCCATTAAAAGGCATTCCTCGGAATTCACCATTATTAGTAGAAGGTGGTGACAAGCCATCGTCCCTGACTGACTCCCCCATTTCAATACATTGAACTTCCTTGCAGTCATCGGAATCCTCTGCTATTGCAAGAGCGGTTGTTATTCCACTTTGACCTGAGTGAGAGTCAATGAACCTCTTTCCATCATCACTATCTCCATCATAATAATGAGGATTGTTAAAGGATTTTCCACCCGTATCTCTACCACGAAAATCAGCCACACTTGAAGTTTCTGATGGTGAACCTTCATACTCTAAACCATCGCTTGCTTGCAATTTGGAATAAGTAGTTTTGACATCCTGGAAAGAAGGCAAGCAAGTAGTATGAGGAATACAAAGGAAACTGACTATATATGCATGCAAGTAAATCACGTTAACATCAATCAGTAAACTTTTACCTTTCTCGAGACATCATCATGCCCAACCATACGAAGTAAATCTTCAACCCGGGATTGAGCGAGATccctttgcttagtgagttcttTAATGTCCTTAGCCATCTGCAAGATAGAATATAATGTAATCTATAACCATTTATCATGTAAACGTTTTTCCTCCTCATGGCTACCAACAATTTGAGTGAGACAACCAGTCTGGGTTGTGGTTTCCTTTGACCGTGGCCATATATAACAGGCAGGACACTATTGTAAGGTCTTCTCTTATGCAGTTCTCGACACCGAACTTAAATTATAGAACAGACATGGATATATTCTTAGAATTACAAATATGCAAATGATGAGCAGGATTTGCCAAACAATCAAATGAATACGTAACTGACCAGATgaacatttttctttaattttcagaaGGAAAGAAAAGACTCCACAAAATGTCTACATCTCCTCTCCTCATTATGAcacaaataaatttcaaatcatGGCAAGCCACagcaaaaatataaaatttagaacttcaaattaattcaagcatATTTCACGAGCATGAATTCAGGTAGAATATACAACCTTCTCAATTTGAAGATCTTTCTTTTTAAGTAGGGCTGCATATTCAGAACTGGATGAAACAGGGGCAGGGGTCCTCAATTCACTCTCCAATCTCGCCAACTCTTTCTGCAAATGCTTAACCAAAGCCTTATCAGACATGACCACGTTGACTTGTGCTTTTGTTGTCACCTCTTTTGCACAACAAGCGAACAAGAGAGTGTTTCTAGTTTGTTCAACGTGACTTCTTGCAGGGCTCAATGTACAGATGATGGCTGTTCTAGCATTGCCACCTAAGCAGGGCTGCAATATTCGTGTCAGCTTAGAATCTCTGTAATTGATATGACCATTTCTTCCTTTGCTGCACCACATTACAACACCAAGggttttcaaaatatagagaGCTTCACTTACTGTGCAAATTTTAcaaaaagaaacagaaaaagAATGGGGGGGCATAACATCTAGTCATCaaccaatttgatttttttacacCAAAAATGAGTCATTGTAACAaaagttaattcaaaatttgtcaTCACATCCATAATGGCTAAAGTGAATCTCTCCATAAATGAGTTTTTCCAAGATTCAAGTCCCATTGAACATCAAGCTAAAATTTTTATAAGGAGGATGCTATATAAGTTAGTGAAACATCAGGAAACACTTGATAAGCAAAAACTGGTACGGAGCATAATTGAACTACCGATACAGACACAAGTCACACAACACAGTAAACTAGAATGATAGATCTTAAGATCGTATAAGTAGGATACACGCAaagccaaaaagaaaaaacaattaaaaagaaTTGTAGAATTGTACATAGATCCCATACGAACGTAAGAAACTTCTGTATTGCCTAGGGAAAACCTATCTATATGTCAACACTTTTTACTCCCTCCCTCCAGGGTTTTATGCCATGCATACTGCCAACACTGATGACATCCATATTTAAAATGCATGACACAAGCATCAGTGACAAGTGGCAATTCGGCAAAAAAATGACAATTCACTCAAATCTAGaggagaaaaaggaaatagaAAAACTCCAAGTTTGGTGGAAGAACTAGACCCACAGTAAcaaagcaaaatagtttccaacaGACCTTGAATAATAAAAATGTCAAACAACGTAAAGGGAAGGAAAGAGGACTTCAAGTACCTTAATTTGCGAATGACAGTACCCAGAGTCAGTAAACTGCGATTTATGTGACATCCTTCTTTCAATCTTGCCCCTGCTGATAATGCTTGAGCTGCACGTTCACTCCCAGCTAAATCAATAAAACTCTGCCAGAAATGACGGGAAAGTGAGGAGTGAAGATAAAGTTCTCACACATTGAAGTGCGTTGAGTATGGAAGTCTCTTAAAAGTCAGTATATTAGTTGTATGGTTATGTACACACAATATACTATTAGAGGTCATTACCACACTAGCAGCAAGTGTGGTTGAATTGTCTTTTCCTAAAAACTCTCGAGCAGAACTTTCAATTGTCTGCATGAATCAACAAGGAAGTTGGTTGAAAAAATTATCCCTGAGATGAAAATTGAATCCTTAAATCAGTTGATCGTGGGATTAATTAAGAAGAGACGTGAAGCACACCAGTTTAATAATTTGATGAGATCTAGAACTTTTCTCATTCAATGAGGTCTCTCCAATCCGTCGTTGAGCTGCACATTATAACCAGATTTcattaaaatatgaaataatcaGACtgacaatttttttcaaaatgctTCACCTTCACAAATTGAAATGAGCTCCCTTAAATGGTTCCAGTCCCTCAAAGTTTCCTCGGTGACTTTCTCCACAATAGTTGCCTCAACTGTTGACAAACAAAAACTGTGGTAAAATGCCAATAGGAAAACTATAAGGAGTTCTTTTCCTACACCGTAAAAAACAACATATTCACCTCTTGGTCATCTAGCAGCCTGAGAGGACTAGTATCTGTGCTTAGGAGGTCTCTAACAGCTTCATTGTATATCTCAATAGCTGAAAATTTCACAATGAATGCTCTTTCTTCATGCTGAAATTTGtttaaggaaaagaaaacaaacaaagacGATAAGTAAATAGAGCTTGCTTCCAGTAAAGGTAAAGAGTGTAGCGAAATAAACACAATTATCTCACCCTTCTAATGTAATCAAATATATCAGCCACTGAATATTCAAGAATTCCATTCATGGTGTATGTCTTTCCACTGCTTGTTTGACCATATGCAAAAATACTTGCTGGAAATTTGGAAGCATATATATTGGAATAAGGATTTGACTAGTTCATTGACGCCTTGACATATTAGATTTCAAATTGGAATAAAACTGTGTACTTACAGTTGATACCACTGACTACAGAAAATGCAATTTCTCTGGCTCCTTCCTCGTACACCTGCTTTGTAGAGCAATCACCTCGAAATACTCTATCTATCACCGGAAAAAGTGagcaaaaaattaaataaacctcTTATACAATACCATTAAGTcaaaaattatattcatattaatggCGTCCTTCCATAGCGTAATGTACAGGCATAAAAATACTTTGAAACATGGACTTAATGTACAAAGCCAGAGTCAGGAAAAAACGTCATAATCACTAAAATATACATAATTCATATAACAAAACATAATTCATATAACAAACATGTATA comes from the Benincasa hispida cultivar B227 chromosome 5, ASM972705v1, whole genome shotgun sequence genome and includes:
- the LOC120078160 gene encoding 30S ribosomal protein S31, mitochondrial; protein product: MAMAQLCGALARGVMAAERRSPSLTSSMAAEGLVPILCGRGDKKTKKGKRFKGSYGNARPKKEKKIQRIKDKIEVPSSTPWPLPFKLI
- the LOC120077956 gene encoding kinesin-like protein KIN-7E, which encodes MGAVAGEELMKLEKMQGINAREEKILVLVRLRPLNEKEIMMNEAADWECINDTSILYRNTLREGSTFPSAYTFDRVFRGDCSTKQVYEEGAREIAFSVVSGINSSIFAYGQTSSGKTYTMNGILEYSVADIFDYIRRHEERAFIVKFSAIEIYNEAVRDLLSTDTSPLRLLDDQEATIVEKVTEETLRDWNHLRELISICEAQRRIGETSLNEKSSRSHQIIKLTIESSAREFLGKDNSTTLAASVSFIDLAGSERAAQALSAGARLKEGCHINRSLLTLGTVIRKLSKGRNGHINYRDSKLTRILQPCLGGNARTAIICTLSPARSHVEQTRNTLLFACCAKEVTTKAQVNVVMSDKALVKHLQKELARLESELRTPAPVSSSSEYAALLKKKDLQIEKMAKDIKELTKQRDLAQSRVEDLLRMVGHDDVSRKDVKTTYSKLQASDGLEYEGSPSETSSVADFRGRDTGGKSFNNPHYYDGDSDDGKRFIDSHSGQSGITTALAIAEDSDDCKEVQCIEMGESVRDDGLSPPSTNNGEFRGMPFNGLNDGNIVDHELISTPVNGNREAHPIQNNSTNGQPEQRLHDVRRMDMHSLSSPYHDDACSTVAADMSSSRSLKLTRSWSCRANFKTELSPDRRESTPPHGFEKSFPGRPEGFERKLPQLDFDGGLLRLDSQSSIGSARSIKTSADEDVTRLDAFVAGLKKMRNSEYGKELAEGQVLEDGQEIDFLKNTNYVGGETLQDGLVISDWKEEFQRQQRMIIELWQTCNVSIVHRTYFFLLFQGDPADSIYMEVELRRLTFLKQTFYYGNAAMDDGRKISFSSSMRDLRRERETLCKLMQKRFSGDERKRLFQKWGIALNSKRRRLQLISQLWSNPKNMNHVTESAAIVAKLVKFAEQGQALKGNFGLSYITPPQKSRSFSWRNNRTSLL